The Deltaproteobacteria bacterium genome includes the window CCCCATGAGTCCTTTTCGGGCCACTGTGCTTGCGGCATGCACGGTCTGCCCCGCCTCACCGATGGCATGAAATAGTTCGTCCGTCTGTCTCAGTTTCGTCCGGACGTCTGCTGAAAGAGCGCTCATGTCCGCGCTTATGCGTGATATGTTTTCAAGGATCGGAGGGATATCCATCTCGATACGTCTCTCGATGGAGGCCCCGAGGGCCTGGTATGTGTCCACTGTCTCCCGAAGATGCCGCAGAAGAGGGGCGACCTCGTCTTCGATGATGGAGAGCCGGTCTTCCAGTTCACTCACCGTCTCCCTGGTCTGTTTCTCCAGTTCTGCCAGCGACTGGATTGCGGGAAGTATCTCCCTGATCGAGGAATCTAGTGCGGTCTTTCCGCTCTCAAGGAGGATGCCCAGTTCAGATGCCATCTTGCCCACACGATGGACGAACAGGGCGATGGAGACGGAAATGACGGCGACCCCGAGGGCCAAGACGATGATGGCGACGTCGGTCAAGGAAATCATGATCTATGGAGGTCCTTGGAAGAAGGATACCACAAACTCGGCGACTGTCCATTTCCTCCACACCCATGGAGGCAAAAGTCAGGTCTGTAGGAGTGCGATGAGAAAGGCGGCGGCGGGCAAGACCAGGAAAGATGCCTCAACGAGAAATTCGAGCCTGAGATTCTGCCTGATCCTTTTTTGTCCCAAGTGGTGAGAAACACCTGACATCAAGGCTGCGAAAAGGAGGAAGGCAAGGGCCTCGGGTCGAATGATGCCTGCGGCCGAAAGGACGAGGGCAAGGGCTGCAAGGGCGGCCGAAGTCAGGCGGATGACGCGAAGGGTCCTTTTTTCGCCCACGACGAGTGTGAGTGTCTC containing:
- a CDS encoding DUF948 domain-containing protein: MISLTDVAIIVLALGVAVISVSIALFVHRVGKMASELGILLESGKTALDSSIREILPAIQSLAELEKQTRETVSELEDRLSIIEDEVAPLLRHLRETVDTYQALGASIERRIEMDIPPILENISRISADMSALSADVRTKLRQTDELFHAIGEAGQTVHAASTVARKGLMGLAIQIASMATGMKTSLEFVAENISRKGGKSP